A window from Lepus europaeus isolate LE1 chromosome 20, mLepTim1.pri, whole genome shotgun sequence encodes these proteins:
- the LOC133749024 gene encoding zinc finger protein 260-like: MILRTKKMTMSLVLMSFEDLAVHFTWEEWKFLTNAQKTLYRNVMLETYSNLLFLRHCITKPDLIYKLEQEPEPWMIEEYLNQSLPVVPNDDLIGNNQESQDIRLNQNVITYNSTSTPKRIKLRKRLNLSSSHIPKLIIKKVNRSGMKPEACNIFQNVHLISGPDVFQVVEGKSDAPNVPENSFQCCDPLNQCHEMQTVQPPVELSGYRKGFISERVCMEENCNKSIAIVKNTTQIGKKASHKNSYLSKYQQNHIREKPYESTEYERTLIYKSDLLVNQRTYTGKKGYVCKPFGKSCNCKSCLTIHQRTHIRGKHYVCSESDLTSNHRNDISEKFYECVKAFCQKSYLITHQRIHAREKPYECDECGKGFCWKSHLITHQRIHTGEKIYECIECRKAFCYKSALIRHQKIHTGEKPYKCDECEKGFCRKSHLITHQRIHTGEKIYECIECGKAFCYKSVLFRHQRVHTGEKPYKCNECGKAFCDKSIFKSCQRMHKGEKRYKCNECGKTFCRKSVLITHQRIHTGEKPFKCNECEKAFCDKSFLKTHLRIHTGEKPYKCNECGKAFCQKSYFRTHQRIHTGEKPYKCKECGRAFARKSYFIIHQRIHTGEKPYECNDCGRAFCQRSHLIRHQRIHTRKKSYKYY, translated from the exons ATGATtctaagaacaaagaaaatgactATGTCTCTA GTGTTGAtgtcatttgaagacctggctgtgcaCTTCACCTGGGAGGAGTGGAAATTCCTCACCAATGCTCAGAAAACCCTGTACAGGAATGTGATGCTGGAAACCTACAGCAATCTGCTGTTCTTGA ggcactgtattaccaaacctgacttgatctACAAGTTGGAGCAAGAACCAGAACCATGGATGATAGAAGAATACCTAAACCAGAGCCTGCCAG ttgtcCCAAATGATGACCTGATTGGGAACAACCAGGAGAGTCAAGATATAAGGTTGAATCAAAATGTCATCACCTACAACAGTACATCAACTCCCAAAAGAATCAAGTTAAGAAAAAGACTTAATTTAAGCTCAAGTCATATTCCAAAACTGATTATCAAAAAGGTGAATCGTTCAGGAATGAAACCAGAAGCATgcaatatatttcaaaatgtgcATCTCATTAGTGGGCCTGATGTGTTTCAAGTTGTTGAAGGGAAATCTGATGCCCCTAATGTACCTGAGAACTCTTTCCAGTGCTGTGATCCTCTTAATCAGTGTCATGAGATGCAGACTGTGCAGCCACCAGTTGAACTCAGTGGATATAGGAAAGGCTTTATATCTGAGAGGGTTTGCATGGAAGAGAACTGTAATAAGTCAATTGCCATTGTCAAAAACACAACTCAGATAGGAAAGAAAGCTTCCCATAAAAATTCCTACCTGAGTAAATATCAACAAAACCACATAAGAGAGAAGCCATATGAATCTACTGAGTATGAGAGaactctcatttataaatcaGATCTTTTGGTAAACCAAAGAACATATACAGGGAAGAAAGGCTATGTGTGTAAACCTTTTGGGAAATCTTGCAACTGTAAATCCTGCCTCACCATTCATCAGAGAACTCATATAAGGGGAAAACACTATGTGTGCAGTGAATCCGACCTCACTAGTAATCATAGAAATGACATAAGTGAGAAATTCTACGAATGTGTAAAGGCTTTTTGCCAGAAGTCATATCTCAtaacacatcagagaattcatgcaagggagaaaccttatgaatgtgatGAGTGTGGAAAAGGGTTTTGCTGGAAGTCACATCTCAttacacatcagagaattcacacaggggagaaaatTTATGAATGTATTGAGTGTCGAAAAGCATTTTGCTATAAATCAGCCCTCATTaggcatcagaaaattcacacaggggagaaaccttataaatGTGATGAATGTGAAAAAGGCTTTTGCAGGAAGTCACATCTCAttacacatcagagaattcatacaggGGAGAAAATTTATGAATGTATtgagtgtggaaaagcatttTGCTATAAATCAGTTCTCTTTAGGCATCAGAGAgttcacacaggtgagaaaccatataaatgtaatgagtgtgggaaagccttttgtgataaatcaatcttcaaatcGTGTCAGAGAATGCATAAAGGGGAGAAACGTTataaatgtaatgagtgtgggaaAACCTTTTGCCGGAAGTCCGTTCTCATTacacatcagcgaattcacacaggtgagaaacccTTTAAATGTAATGAGTGTGAGAAAGCCTTTTGTGATAAATCATTCCTCAAAACACATctgagaattcacacaggggagaaaccgtataaatgtaatgaatgtggaaaggcTTTTTGCCAGAAATCATATTTCAgaacacatcagagaattcacacaggtgagaaaccttATAAGTGTAAAGAATGTGGGAGAGCCTTTGCCCGAAAATCATACTTTATTatccatcagagaattcacacaggggagaaaccttatgaatgtaatgattgTGGGAGAGCCTTTTGCCAAAGGTCACACCTCAtaagacatcagagaattcacacaaggAAGAAATCTTACAAATATTATTAG